The nucleotide window CTCCTTCGGCCTGGATGCGCCCACGCCCGGCGGCCAAACCAACTCCCAGCCCGTGTCGCTCGATGCCATTGAGCAGCTCGAAGTAAGCCTGGCGCCCTACGACGTGCGCCAGGGCGGCTTCACCGGGGCCGGCGTGAATGCCGTAACCAAGAGCGGCACCAACGATTTTAAGGGCACGGTCTACACCTTTCTGCGCAACGAGAAGCTTATCGGCGAGAAAGTCGGCGACGTGACCGTGCGTAACCCCGACCTGAAATTCAACCAAACCGGCTTTGCCCTGGGCGGCCCGATTATCAAGAACAAGCTGTTCTTCTTTACCAATGCCGAAATTACCCGCCGCGACGACCCGGGCCTGACCTTCCGGCCCGCCCGCGATGCGGCCGAGGCTGCCGCCGCCCTCAACGGCCAGGCCGACGGAGTGAGCCGGGTGCTGGAAAGTGACCTGATTGCCATTCGTCAGCGCCTGCAGAGTGTGTATGGCTACGACCCGGGCTCCTACCAGGACTTCAAATACCGCACTTCCAGCGACAAGCTGCTGCTGAAGCTCGACTGGAACATCAACGACAAGAATACCTTCTCGGTGCGCTACAACTTCCTGCAGAGCTTCCGCGAGCAAGGTCCGCACCCCATTGCCATTGCGCCTTCGTCGCGGGTGCAGAGCGTGAACACGCTGCAGTATTCCAACTCGGGCTATACCATCAACAACGGCCTGAACTCGGTGGTCGGGGAGCTGAATTCGCGCTTCGGGGAGAAATTCAGCAACAAGGCTCAACTCAGCTTTTCGGCCTTCCGCGACGTGCGCGACCTGCCCAATGCCAAGCTGTTTCCCCAAATCGACATCACCAAGAACGGCACGACCTACGTGAGCGTGGGCACCGAGCAGTTTTCGGCCAACAACGAGCTGAATCAGAACATCACCCAGTTTACCGACAACCTGAGCTACTTCGCCGGGGCCCACGTGCTCACGGCTGGCGTTACGTACGAGCGGTTCAGCTTCTTCAACGCCTTCAACCTGGCCCGCTACGGCTACCCCTACTTCGGCGGCCTCGACATCGACCAATTTTACAAAATCACTACGCCCGGCAGCACTGACTTTGTGGACCTGAATGCCCTGGCTACGGCCGGCGGCCAAAAGCCGGTGAAAGGCGTGGACGTGAACGTGGCCCAGCTCGGCCTCTACGCCCAGGACGAGTGGAACGTGACGCCGGACTTCAAGCTGACGCTGGGTTTGCGGGCCGATATGCCCATCTACGACACCACCGTGCCGCAAAACCAGCAGATTCTCAACGCCCCGCTGCTCGACTCCAACGGCCAGCCGGCCAAGGTCGACGTGACGCAGTTTCCGAAGGCTACGCCGCTGTTTTCGCCCCGCCTGGGCTTCAACTACTCGCTCACGAAAAGTGAGTACACCACCCAGCTGCGCGGGGTACCGGTATCTTCACCGGTCGTATTCCCTTCGTCTGGATTAGCAACCAGGCTTCCAACTCGCAGTTTGATGCCGGCTATACTTTCCAGATCAACGGCACGGCCCGCAACTTCAAGTTTCCGCAGGTGTGGCGCTCCAACCTAGCCATCGACCAGCAGTTGCCCGGCGGCATTGTGGCTACCCTGGAAGCCATTTACTCCAAGGACCGTAACGCGGCCATTCACCGCAACTACAACTTCGTCACGCCCACTGAGCGCCTGAGCGGGGCCGACAACCGCCTGATTTACCCGGCCTCCGGTCCGCGCATTGCCTCCGGCTTTACCGGCCCCGACGGTCAGTTCAGCTTCCTGGACGCGGGCGTGATTGTGCTCGAAAACACCAACAAGGGCTACCAGTACAACCTGACGGGTCAGCTTAAGAAGGACTTCGCCAACGGCCTGTATCTGACGGCGGCTTATACCTATTCCAAGGCCAAGGACGTAACCTCCAACCCCGGCGAAATTGCGGCCGACGCCTACCAGCGTAACCCCGTGGTGGGCAACACCAACGAGCCCCAGTTGGCTTACAGCGACTTTGGCCTGCAGCACCGCATCATCGCGGCCGCCGGCAAGCGCTTCGCCTACGCCGACGACAAGCTGGCTACCACTCTCAGCTTCTTCTTCGAAGCCGCCCAGGGCAACCGCTTTTCCTACACCTACGCCGGCGACCTGAACCGCGACGCTATTGCCGGCAACGACCTGCTGTTTGTGCCCGCCTCCCGCGACCAGATCAACCTGGTCGATATTCGCGACGCGCAGAACAACGTGCTCGTAACGGCTGCCCAGCAGTGGACGCAGCTGAACGCCTACATTGAGCAGGACGACTACCTGAGCTCCCGCCGCGGGCAGTACACGGAGCGCAACGGGGCCATCAGCCCCTGGTACACCCAACTCGACGCCAAGCTGCTCCAGGATTTCTCGGTAAAAGCCGGCAACAAGAAGCACACGCTGCAACTCAGCCTCGATGTACAGAACCTGGGCAACCTGCTCAATGCCGACTGGGGCGTACGCCGGGTGTTTGCCAACAACCGCTTTATCGAAACCTCGTACCCCGCAGCCACGCCCGAGACGCCGGCATTTCAGTTCCGCGGTGGCAACCAGACCTTCGTCAACAACACCGACTTCAATAGCCGCTGGCGCGCCCAGGTCGGCCTGCGCTACATCCTCGACTAAGGCCGTAAGGCCGCGTACAAAAAAAAGCCCGAAGCATAGCGCTTCGGGCTTTTTTTGTGGTAGCTATTCAGGTATACAACGTGCTGGTAATAAGTATTAGGCCACTTGCTTTAAAAGACTTGGACTGGGGCCGTCAGCTGGTGCAGGCTAGGTTGGTCGGGGGCTGCTACCTGGAGCGGGGTAGGTCGGGGTGCCAGTTTGCGGTACCCAAACGAGCCGGGCCGGTAACTAAAGGAAACGCAGGCTGCCCGGGTCATACAAACAGGGCTGGGGTGGCGCCCTCCGCAACGGGTAGCAGCGGCACCGGGCGTAGGGACGAGGCTACGAAGAGAAGGCAGCGGTGGAGCAACGTTTTCATAGTCAGAGGCAGAGCAGCGTCAGTGAGTTTCTGCTGCAAAATTGCCGCTGGCGTGTTACTTCAACGTTCCGCTACAATCAAGAATCCGTTAATTGCCACTGGCCGATGCAGGTTTACAAACCTAGAAGTAGGTGAAGGGTCGTTTGAGCTTAGGCCTGGAAATAGTCTCCCTGTGCAAGGTCCGTCAACAGGTCGGCCTCACGGGGTTGCCAGCCGAGCTGCTGCTGGGTGAGCAGGCTGGAGGCCGGACTGTTGAGTTCCAGAAAATACGCCAGCCAGCCAAAGTGGGCAGCGGCTTCTTCGGGAGTTTTGGCTACTACCGGTAGGTTCAGACGGCGCCCGATTACCCCGGCCAATTCGCGGATTGGAATGCCTTCTTCCGCAACCCCATGATACCGGGAACCTGCCACCCCCTTTTCCAGCGCCAGCCGGAAAAGCCGGGCCGCATCGAGCCGATGCACGGCGGGCCAGCGGTTGAGCCCGTCGCCGATGTAGGCCGACACGCCTTGCTCCCGGGCAACCCGGATGAGGGCCGGCACGAAGCCATGGTCGCCGGGGCCGTGCACCGATGGGGGCAGGCGTATTACGGCCGAGCGTACGCCCTGGGCGGCCAGGGCCAGCACGGCTTCTTCTGAGGGCACGCGCGGCGCTCCGGCGGAGGCAGGGTCGGCGGCATCCTGCTCGGTAGCCAGGCGGTTGGGAGGAAGCAGCGCCGTGCCGGAGGTGATGACAAAGGGCCGGTTTGAACCCGCCAGAGCGGCTCCAATGGCCTCAACGGCCCGAAAATCCATGGCTCCGGCCCCGGCGTAGTCGGAAAAGTCGTGCACGAAAGCCGTGTGAATCACCCCGTCGGTGGCGGCAGCCCCGCGCCGGAGGCTATCCAGGTCGTCGAGGGAGCCGGGGTGGGCCGTAGCGCCGGCGGCCACCAGGGCCTGAGCGGCGGCCTCGGAGCGGGCCAGGCCCAGCACCTGATGGCCGGCACCTATTAATTCCTGAACAATGGCCGAGCCGATGAAGCCCGTAGCGCCGGTTAAGAAAACACGCATGAGTAAGTCCTTTA belongs to Hymenobacter cellulosilyticus and includes:
- a CDS encoding TonB-dependent receptor, coding for MNLKPYLLLLLGFVLFTNGQFAAAQGVTTAAMKGVVLDAKGEPLPGATVVATHLPTGTPYGTATRSNGQFDLLNLRVGGPYEVKVSFVGYTTYSQGNIQLALGKTFEVNVNMAEEGRTLGEVVVKGNRDGIINKDRTGASTNVNNAAIRTLPTISRSQEDFTRLTPQSSGLSFGGRNTLYNNFSLDGSIFNNSFGLDAPTPGGQTNSQPVSLDAIEQLEVSLAPYDVRQGGFTGAGVNAVTKSGTNDFKGTVYTFLRNEKLIGEKVGDVTVRNPDLKFNQTGFALGGPIIKNKLFFFTNAEITRRDDPGLTFRPARDAAEAAAALNGQADGVSRVLESDLIAIRQRLQSVYGYDPGSYQDFKYRTSSDKLLLKLDWNINDKNTFSVRYNFLQSFREQGPHPIAIAPSSRVQSVNTLQYSNSGYTINNGLNSVVGELNSRFGEKFSNKAQLSFSAFRDVRDLPNAKLFPQIDITKNGTTYVSVGTEQFSANNELNQNITQFTDNLSYFAGAHVLTAGVTYERFSFFNAFNLARYGYPYFGGLDIDQFYKITTPGSTDFVDLNALATAGGQKPVKGVDVNVAQLGLYAQDEWNVTPDFKLTLGLRADMPIYDTTVPQNQQILNAPLLDSNGQPAKVDVTQFPKATPLFSPRLGFNYSLTKSEYTTQLRGVPVSSPVVFPSSGLATRLPTRSLMPAILSRSTARPATSSFRRCGAPT
- a CDS encoding SDR family oxidoreductase — translated: MRVFLTGATGFIGSAIVQELIGAGHQVLGLARSEAAAQALVAAGATAHPGSLDDLDSLRRGAAATDGVIHTAFVHDFSDYAGAGAMDFRAVEAIGAALAGSNRPFVITSGTALLPPNRLATEQDAADPASAGAPRVPSEEAVLALAAQGVRSAVIRLPPSVHGPGDHGFVPALIRVAREQGVSAYIGDGLNRWPAVHRLDAARLFRLALEKGVAGSRYHGVAEEGIPIRELAGVIGRRLNLPVVAKTPEEAAAHFGWLAYFLELNSPASSLLTQQQLGWQPREADLLTDLAQGDYFQA